Proteins encoded together in one Vigna angularis cultivar LongXiaoDou No.4 chromosome 5, ASM1680809v1, whole genome shotgun sequence window:
- the LOC108339005 gene encoding uncharacterized protein LOC108339005 isoform X2: MSETQQETMNKNSESSTKPNSNNNSPKPKPPFKPAKDDTKPVLQDPILRSDPIETEEAVLRLPPFSVPTSASPPAEA; the protein is encoded by the exons ATGTCTGAGACACAACAAGAAACCATGAACAAGAATTCAGAATCTTCAACCAAACCAAATAGCAACAACAATTCACCCAAACCCAAACCCCCTTTCAAACCAGCAAAGGACGACACCAAGCCCGTGCTTCAAGACCCT ATACTCAGATCCGACCCAATTGAAACGGAAGAAGCTGTGTTGCGATTGCCTCCATTCTCAGTCCCCACTTCAGCTTCTCCACCTGCAGAGGCCTAA